The Hyphomonas sediminis genome contains the following window.
TGTGCAGTTTCTTGGTGGCGAGGATTGTTGCTTCAACTTCCAGAATGCCCGAGGTGTCGTAAGTGTAGCGCACATCGACAGCTTTATCCGTCTTCGGATCAGACGGCAGCGGCACATTCAGGGAGCCGATGCGCACATTGTCCTTCACGAACGGGCTTTCGCCCTGATAAATGTTGAGGCGGATCTCGTTCTGACGGGCATTTACAGGCCCGATCACATCGGACCGGCTGGTAGGCACGACCGTATTGCGTTCGATCATGGGCGAGAAGTGGCCCGCTTCCCAGCGGTCTTCGCCGACCGGGATGGATGTCTCAAACCCCAGCGTGAAGGGGCACACATCCGTCATCACCACATCGTCCAGCGCCGCATGGCGGGCGGCGAGCCCGGCCTGCACAGCCGCGCCCAGCGCGACGACATGATCGGGATCGATCGAATGTTCGGGAAACCGCTTGAACAGGCGTGTGATAAGGGTGCGCACGGATTGCATGCGCGTGGCGCCGCCAACGGTGATGATGCGGTGCAGGTCGTCTGCCCTGAGGCCAGCGTCTGAAATGGCGCGCTGGATTGGCAGGCGCATCCGCTTCATCAGTTCAGCCGTGATCTCGTCAAACTTTTCACGCGTGATCGATACCGGCCTGGCTTCTCCTTTCAGGATATAATCCGCCGTTGTTTCGGCGCGGTCCGAAAGCTGGTGTTTGAGCTTGTCGGCAAGGCCGCGAAGGCGCGCGCCTTCTTCCTTGGAGACATCCTTGGGCTGAATGCCCAGCTGCCGGCCCAGTTCTGTCGCGAGCGCGTCGGTAAAATCCTCGCCGCCGAGGAAAGCATCGCCCGCCGAAGCGCGCACTTCCATCACGCCGGAAAACATCTCCAGGATCGACACATCGAATGTACCGCCACCAAGGTCCACCACGAGGAAGGTCGATTCCGCCTCGCGGTCCTGCAGGCCATAGGCGAGGGCCGCTGCGGTCGGTTCGTTGACGAGGCGGTTCACTTTCAGGCCGGCGAACTCGGCCGCCGTCACGGTTGCCTTCCGCTGGATGTCGTTGAAATAGGCCGGCACGGAAATCACCGCTTCTTCCACCATCTTGCCCAGATAGGCTTCGGCGTCGGCGCGCAGGCTGCGCAGCACGAAGGAAGAGAGCTCCTCGGCGCGGAACGCTTTCTTGCCCAGCATCACTTCATGGTCGGTGCCCATGTAACGCTTGAAGCGGGCGGTGGTCATGTCCCGGTGCGTCAACAGGCGGTCGCGCGCCGCCCGTCCGACCAGCAGTGTGCCATCCTCTGCATAGCCTACGGCAGAGGGCGTCATGACCGATCCGAGCGCATTGGGAATCAGCTTCGGACCATCGGCTTCGAATACGGCGACGAGAGAGTTGGTCGTGCCAAGGTCGATGCCGATGATGGCCTTGTCTATCATGTCCCGCGGTCCCCCAGGCTGCATTCCAGCCTGCACCCTTATCCGGTCCGCGGGCGCAGTCTAGCTGTTCAGATTAATCGCGCGGCTCTGCTGCTGCAACTGACCGCGCCATTGCCACGTAGCTGTTACAAAACTGCCCTATGGCCAAGGGGCATGCAAAGAGGAGCCCGCCCCAATGACCGCCATGGATGACAGCGAGAATTTCACCACCAATCCGCGCATCGCTGCGGATGTGGCCACGATGGGGGATCTGGTGGCGGAGCGCCTGTCGCGCCGGGGCTTCCTGGGTGGTTTGGGCGCCGTTTCAGGCCTTGCGCTGGCTGGCTGCGCTGCGCCGCTGGAGAAGACGGTTGCCGCCGCGGAGGCCCTGCCTGGGGCCGGTGAGGCGCCGGCCTTCCGATTTACCGAGCTGGCGCGCGGCCTGGACGAGACCCACCATGTGGCGCCCGACCATCAGGCAGACGTACTGATCCGCTGGGGCGATGCGCTGTTTACTGACAGCCCGCCCTTCGAGCCCATGAACCAGACCGCCGAGGCCCAGCGCCGCCAGTTCGGGTTCAACAATGATTTCATCGGCTACATTCCGCTGGAGCGGGACGGCGAGGGGCGCGAACGCGCGATCCTCTGCATCAACCACGAATACACGACGACCCACATGATGCTGCCCGGCGTTGCGGAAGGCTATCCGGCCACGATGACGAAGGCGCTGTGCGAGGTGGAGATGGCGGCCCATGGCGGTACGATCCTCGAAATCCGGAAAGAAGGTGGCAAGTGGCATCCCGTGGTCGGTTCGCCCTTCAATCGCCGGATCACAGCGGATACGACGCCGATGCAGGTGACGGGGCCGGCTGCCGGCCATCCGCGCCTTCAGACGACGGAAGACCCGACCGGCACGCGGGTCGCAGGAACGATGAACAATTGCGCTGGCGGCATTACGCCCTGGGGCACTTATCTGATGGCGGAAGAAAACTTCAACGGCAATTTCCTTGGCGCGTTACCCAAGGAGCACCGCGAAGCGAAGAACCATGCGCGCTATGGTGTGCCCTCGGGTTGGTATCAGTGGGGGCGTTTCGTCGATCGCTTCGATGTGAGCAAGGAGCCGCATGAGCCCAACCGGTTTGGCTGGATTGTCGAAGTCGATCCGATGGACCCGCAATCGACACCGAAGAAGCGCACGGCGCTGGGCCGGGTGAAGCATGAAGGCGCCGAAAGCGTCGTGGCGCCCGACGGCCGTGTGGTGGTCTATACCGGTGACGACCAGCGGTTCGACTATGTCTACAAGTTTGTCACCAAAG
Protein-coding sequences here:
- a CDS encoding PhoX family protein, giving the protein MTAMDDSENFTTNPRIAADVATMGDLVAERLSRRGFLGGLGAVSGLALAGCAAPLEKTVAAAEALPGAGEAPAFRFTELARGLDETHHVAPDHQADVLIRWGDALFTDSPPFEPMNQTAEAQRRQFGFNNDFIGYIPLERDGEGRERAILCINHEYTTTHMMLPGVAEGYPATMTKALCEVEMAAHGGTILEIRKEGGKWHPVVGSPFNRRITADTTPMQVTGPAAGHPRLQTTEDPTGTRVAGTMNNCAGGITPWGTYLMAEENFNGNFLGALPKEHREAKNHARYGVPSGWYQWGRFVDRFDVSKEPHEPNRFGWIVEVDPMDPQSTPKKRTALGRVKHEGAESVVAPDGRVVVYTGDDQRFDYVYKFVTKGKFDAENRAANMDLLDEGTLYVARFDADGTLAWLPVVYGTGPLTEENGFASQADVLIDTRLAADLLGATPMDRPEDIEPNPKTGRVYVMLTNNDKRKADQVDAANPRPANRFGHIIEIIEPEGDFASETSRWEILVRCGDPSIAAVGATWNPLTSPNGWLASPDNCAIDPQGRLWVATDGNDDTGAADGIWALETDGARRGTGHHLYRCPAGAEMCGPRFNTEGDVLFVAVQHPGETDGSSFEKPGSRWPDFDAAMPPRPSVVVITRKGGGPIGG
- a CDS encoding molecular chaperone HscC; translated protein: MIDKAIIGIDLGTTNSLVAVFEADGPKLIPNALGSVMTPSAVGYAEDGTLLVGRAARDRLLTHRDMTTARFKRYMGTDHEVMLGKKAFRAEELSSFVLRSLRADAEAYLGKMVEEAVISVPAYFNDIQRKATVTAAEFAGLKVNRLVNEPTAAALAYGLQDREAESTFLVVDLGGGTFDVSILEMFSGVMEVRASAGDAFLGGEDFTDALATELGRQLGIQPKDVSKEEGARLRGLADKLKHQLSDRAETTADYILKGEARPVSITREKFDEITAELMKRMRLPIQRAISDAGLRADDLHRIITVGGATRMQSVRTLITRLFKRFPEHSIDPDHVVALGAAVQAGLAARHAALDDVVMTDVCPFTLGFETSIPVGEDRWEAGHFSPMIERNTVVPTSRSDVIGPVNARQNEIRLNIYQGESPFVKDNVRIGSLNVPLPSDPKTDKAVDVRYTYDTSGILEVEATILATKKLHRLVIEGNPGAMPREEIEKRLKALSSLKIHPRDEQENAAIIARLRAAYENSLGETRLYVGRILAEFESVMHSQDKRAIQEVRKQIDEILIRIEGTDVF